AATAATTGCAATTATCGAGATAATCGTTGCAAGAAACCTCATCTGCGCAGTGTCGTTGTCTATGATGATTACctgttttcttttatcagaAGTATTCCTAAGTTTTTCGCTCGTTGGTACGGTGTTAAAATAAGTTGTCGTGTGATTATCAAGCAATCAATCCAGTACGAAAGACCTCACACGGTATAACCTTATTCTTTATGATCACTCTAACCTGTTCCTTCGATCATTCATTTCGTTTATCGGCTGATCATCCCATCCAACGTAGTGCAATTTTCGAGGttttcgtgcaattatcgaaaTTGCATTTATGGGAGCTTTTACCGTGGCACTATCTTTATCGAAAGTTGAAGTTGTAGATTATGTATTTTGCGCCGTTTATGCGTTATCATTATTTTTAAGGAGATAACAGTTTGTGAGATATATTTATGTTATGtataaataaacttttattattctttctgaTCACAGTCCTGTGTCAATAATTACAGTAACCTAGTTAAACTTAAGtaaatttactttaatattAATGATGTcttaaataatttgtatttcaaATACGATTCATCGACCCTATTATCCTTTTATAGTCATTTTCGAAACACAAaataatgcacatacaattCCTAAAATTACgtctgtaaatatttattgatcatTTATAGGCACTACGATTGAAAGACAGTATTCTCTGTAAcgtttatttctcttttatttattctaaaTTAATCCGATAAATACATTGTAAATGCCTAAACATCTTTTTGACGTATGGGAATTAATCGAATACAATACAATTTACTTTTCTACTTCATAATTTATATTACTAGTGCATTTTAAATTTGAAGTTGCATGGAGATGGTacaatttatttcataaaatcGTCTAATCTTTGCATTTAGAACATCTTTCATTCAGCAGCATGTTAGTTCATCTGTCTTATCAACAGGatttcaattattcaattaaAAACAACTTGACACAGTTCAAACTAAAGACTCAACAtgtaattatagaaaaatgattTCTATTCCTAAaaatatgcaataggaactgaAATACTCCTCGAAggcaaatatttatatatataatacatcgaAGAAGTTTACAAATTCAACCCGAGTAAACAATTCTTTACACTTGAACGAGACCTAACGCAGACAACCAATTCTCAAGCTCAAgatatgtacatatttttccCCACATTCGAACAaggtataatttttaattaattttattaatttttaacaattacgATATCGTTCACTGTGTTCTTTGTTTGAAGAGTCGATGGACGCGGAATTGATAATGTCGTATAGCAAACCTAAGCTAGGTATATAAAAATCTGGTCGCATTTCCTCGTTTTGTTCCGCGTCTTTTATATTGTCGAGGCCTGTATTGACGAAGAGTTTCTGGAATCCGCACACTGTACCGAATTTCATGTCGTACTCTATCCTGAAATGATAAGAAGTCGTAAAAACAGTTCATCCGGTAATAAGAAAATCAACTCACGTATCGCCGATGAATAAACATCGTTTCGGGTCACGAACTTTGCACATTTCTAAGACGTAATCCTTCAAAACATTACTAGGTTTTGCGCATTCAATCGGCGTTCGTCCACTCTTCTTAGTGATTATATCGATCAGAGGACCAGGACCTGGAATAGAAAAATGGAAaccattaaataaaatatgtgtACCGGACAAAACAGTTTCAGTGGTTGGGGAATAATTAGCGATAGGAAGAAAGGAAAATGCGTTTGCAAAATCATTTGCCCACTCAAGATCACCGACACGTTACCCCCaccatttttctcttcttcgtagCACGCTATCTGCGTCCAGCTCTGATTTGAATGAAACTTTGTAGGCTCGGAGAACAGCCAAAAATAATCGACACGTATTTGTTTTTACATAGAAAActacaattttcgttaaaaaacttGTTTATTCTAAACTCTTTGAAAGTCGAACTTTGGAAGGTGATTTTATCCCTTAAATCCTTTAATTATTTACTGTTTTTGGCTATTCTTCGAGCTTGGAAAATTGTCAGAGGAGCAAGCATAGCGTCATTTAGCTCATTCGTGGCATAATACGAGATAAAACAAACATTTTAATTATACCCTtacagaagaagaaagaaactaaaaatactattttacaACACACATACAttctgatcgatcgatcggttataGCTCGTTCGTTAAATGTTCTTTCGTTGTACTCGTTACACGAGTGTCGACTACAGATGGCGCTAGGAATCAGAAGCCTTCACATGGATGCCAACTATGATCGGCGCTGGTACTGAAGGGGTTAAAGAGAAGTTTTCGCGGTTTAGAAGATAGTAAAAGATGAGATGATAGAGATAACTATTTAatgaccttgagcagccaataTTTTCAATCAGGTGACGGAGATTCGTTCCATCATAGGGGTAAAACGAATCGAACTACTATCTCTATGATGAAATCGAATTCGAGTCACTCGTGTGAGTAACTTTCTTTTCTGTTCGTTGTGTTTCTCGTTGAATAATTACCCAAGATTCTCACGTCGTGTCCACAGACTACCCATTCATCCTGAGCACCAGTCAGGTACAGAACATCCTTCCTTTTCAGACAAGAAATCGCCAAAGCCAGTTTTGGCCAAtcgaaatataaagaaaaatcgaCGATCACCGCTTTGATCGAAGGTAGATCTTGTACAGCCAATATAGTCGCCGCCTGGTCTTCTTCCATAACATTTGGctgaaataaatattcttctctAATATTTAGATTTCAATTGAAGGTAATTGTCTGGAAAGGGAGGCCCCGActacaattttatcgaatttcgaaaatatattaTGGAGGAGTGGATCCTGAGTAACGAACTTGCACTTTGTCCGAGGTCTGAGACGATTATCATTTGTGTAGTACTATCTGGCAGGGCGATGCTACATGAAgaagtaaatcgaaaataaggagtaaaattctttgaaatgctgctttattttcgagaaaattaattttgaaaatgtatcAAGAATGTGTCTACTTAATTTCAAGGTAATGACTCGAGAGGTCTTAGTCTGCATCTTTCTTTCCATACAATTTACTATTTTATTAACGCGTGACAAGAAAAATTATTAGGACAAAATATGTGTACTTTGTAaatgttttatttacaatttgaaaTGCAATTTTTATCTTCTCCTGTAAATGTTCAATGCTCGTCGAATCTCCAGGATAGATAACCGATTTGATACGATTCTTGAGAGGCGTCAAGTTTAATAATTCAACATTGATATAGCGTGTTCATAAAATGTCCTAGTTTAAGACCGAAACATACCGATA
The sequence above is drawn from the Ptiloglossa arizonensis isolate GNS036 chromosome 1, iyPtiAriz1_principal, whole genome shotgun sequence genome and encodes:
- the LOC143148049 gene encoding glycerol-3-phosphate phosphatase, giving the protein MMQDHENFVVCDQSDRLQSITMVSTKDLTESTDEEVREFLNSFDVVLSDCDGVLWRLQKPIPGALQTVNKLQELGKKVFLVTNNSTISIDQYCTKMRKGGLEVKPEQIINSAKVISWYLKKINFCDEAFLIATSVFRQFLIDNGIKLAPESPNVMEEDQAATILAVQDLPSIKAVIVDFSLYFDWPKLALAISCLKRKDVLYLTGAQDEWVVCGHDVRILGPGPLIDIITKKSGRTPIECAKPSNVLKDYVLEMCKVRDPKRCLFIGDTIEYDMKFGTVCGFQKLFVNTGLDNIKDAEQNEEMRPDFYIPSLGLLYDIINSASIDSSNKEHSERYRNC